Proteins encoded in a region of the Solanum dulcamara chromosome 9, daSolDulc1.2, whole genome shotgun sequence genome:
- the LOC129902610 gene encoding L-ascorbate oxidase homolog encodes MVPLQLAVAVFLVVIGNTVVAEDPYRYFDWNVTYGTIYPLGVPQQGILINGQFPGPDINSVTNDNLVINVYNSLNEPFLLSWNGVQNRRNSFVDGVYGTTCPIPPGRNNTFNLQVKDQIGSFYYFPSLAFHKAAGGFGGIRILSRPRIPVPFPEPANDYTILIGDWYKKNHTALKTILDGGKKLPFPDGILINGRGPNGVTFTVEQGKTYRLRISNVGLQNSLNFRVEGHKMTLVEVEGTHTLQTTYSSLDVHVGQSYSVLITANQEAKDHYIVVSSRFTTPVLTTTAVLHYSSSNTPVSGPPPGGPTIQVDWSLNQARSIRTNLSASGPRPNPQGSYHYGMINTTRTIRLASSAGQVNGKQRYAVNSVSFVPLDTPLKLLDYFKVGGFKVGSISDAPTGGGIYQDTSVLGVDYRKFIEIIFENNEDIVQSWHLDGYSFWVVGMDGGQWTQASRNGYNLRDAVSRCTTQVYPKSWTAIYIALDNVGMWNLRTEFWARQYLGQQLYMRVYTDSTSLRDEYPIPKGARLCGKVAGRHTRPL; translated from the exons ATGGTGCCGCTTCAACTCGCGGTAGCCGTGTTTTTAGTTGTAATCGGGAATACGGTAGTAGCAGAGGATCCTTACAGATACTTCGATTGGAATGTTACTTATGGAACTATTTATCCTCTTGGAGTTCCTCAACAG GGAATTCTAATTAATGGCCAATTTCCTGGTCCTGATATCAACTCAGTCACCAATGACAATCTCGTGATCAATGTCTACAACAGCTTGAATGAACCTTTTCTACTTTCCTG GAACGGAGTACAGAACAGGAGAAACTCATTTGTAGACGGAGTATATGGAACAACATGCCCAATACCCCCAGGGAGAAATAACACATTCAATCTACAAGTGAAGGATCAAATAGGGAGTTTTTACTACTTTCCATCTCTTGCATTCCACAAAGCTGCTGGTGGTTTTGGAGGGATTAGGATTCTTAGCAGGCCTAGAATTCCCGTCCCTTTTCCGGAACCCGCAAACGATTACACCATCCTCATTGGAGATTGGTACAAAAAGAATCACAcg GCGTTGAAAACAATTCTTGATGGAGGCAAGAAGTTACCTTTTCCTGATGGCATTCTTATCAACGGTCGTGGTCCTAATGGTGTTACATTCACAGTTGAGCAAG GGAAAACTTATAGACTGAGGATATCAAATGTTGGATTGCAAAATTCGTTGAATTTCCGTGTAGAAGGACACAAAATGACATTAGTTGAAGTAGAAGGAACACACACATTGCAAACAACTTATTCCTCACTTGATGTTCATGTTGGGCAATCCTACTCTGTCCTCATTACAGCTAATCAAGAAGCAAAAGACCACTACATTGTTGTTTCATCTCGTTTCACGACTCCAGTCCTTACCACCACCGCTGTACTTCACTATAGCAGCTCTAACACCCCCGTGTCCGGTCCTCCTCCTGGTGGACCTACCATCCAAGTCGACTGGTCCCTTAATCAGGCCCGCTCTATCAG GACAAACTTGTCAGCAAGTGGACCAAGGCCAAATCCACAAGGTTCATACCATTATGGTATGATCAACACAACTAGAACCATCAGACTTGCTAGCTCTGCTGGTCAAGTGAATGGCAAACAGAGATATGCAGTCAACAGCGTGTCGTTTGTGCCACTTGATACTCCTCTCAAACTTCTCGACTACTTCAAAGTTGGTGGATTCAAAGTTGGAAGCATATCTGATGCCCCAACTGGTGGAGGAATTTACCAAGACACGTCTGTCCTAGGCGTCGATTACAGAAAATTCATTGAGATTATATTCGAGAACAATGAGGACATCGTCCAGAGCTGGCATCTTGATGGCTACTCTTTTTGGGTTGTAGG GATGGATGGAGGGCAGTGGACTCAAGCTAGTAGGAACGGATACAATCTTCGCGATGCAGTTTCACGTTGCACAACTCAG GTCTATCCCAAGTCATGGACCGCGATATACATTGCATTGGACAATGTTGGAATGTGGAACCTAAGGACTGAATTTTGGGCACGACAGTACCTCGGACAACAACTTTACATGAGAGTTTACACAGACTCTACCTCATTGAGAGACGAATATCCCATTCCAAAGGGAGCTCGTCTTTGTGGCAAGGTGGCTGGCCGGCACACACGACCACTTTAA
- the LOC129903040 gene encoding uncharacterized protein LOC129903040, with translation MPEMASEVAAAKVTGVKNLSSAEAAAAEEKLRLLREAVQALPVNAVKDLWSIGACVRCIFRLFGLHELMCAHPSLSISKWCDILEDVMRKKDGEFNEQSHQERSRETNFCKICLGILQFLYYDDTGTLLKKYSADDFAVVISELIIQHYQQIDSFSLEVSLPSAVAENDQAVWLYMKNKYRHELWFQEKAECQFISTKDILKLLVINPLQRLLGVKSSQSSFRVRLTYSHSDALTRDDFQEGNGGNKRRKTGFIGDLKITGESVTPHVESFDNHIGDGDGLTKVSPKESQDLSRSYLMTQLDKVGKPCCLTIHCCRSSLYIGGRYLKYSRNVSQTRWVIDDERMGEASVEEIIGGAILPIFQGDNYKFHAAGREDIDVRMLGTGRPFLVEIQNAHQVPSEALIKEMESKINSLESQYVRVKYLRAVGSQGWDLMREGEAEKQKQYAALVWISCPVSDEDLQTISSLKELKVTQKTPIRVLHRRSPLEREKIIHWMQVERISGSSQYLLLHLCTQAGTYIKEFVHGDFGRTQPSIGSILGCRTEILQLDVTDVKMDCFQAEE, from the exons ATGCCGGAGATGGCCAGTGAAGTTGCGGCGGCGAAGGTAACCGGCGTCAAGAACTTGAGTTCGGCTGAAGCTGCGGCGGCGGAGGAGAAGCTACGGCTTCTCCGCGAAGCCGTCCAAGCTCTGCCGGTGAACGCCGTCAAAGATTTATGGTCCATTGGG gcATGTGTTCGATGCATTTTTCGACTATTTGGACTTCACGAACTCATGTGTGCACATCCTTCACTCTCTATATCAAAGTGGTGTGATATTTTAGAAGATGtaatgagaaagaaagatggggaATTTAATGAGCAATCACATCAAGAACGATCAAGGGAGACAAACTTTTGCAAAATTTGCTTAGGCATTTTGCAATTTCTCTATTATGATGATACTGGAACTTTATTGAAAAAGTATAGTGCCGATGACTTTGCCGTAGTAATTTCTGAACTTATAATACAACATTATCAACAAATTGATAGTTTTTCTCTTGAAGTCTCATTACCTTCGGCAGTAGCAGAAAATGATCAAGCAGTCTG GTTGTATATGAAAAATAAGTACCGCCATGAACTTTGGTTCCAAGAGAAGGCTGAATGCCAATTCATTTCTACAAAAGACATCTTGAAATTGTTAGTGATAAATCCATTACAAAGATTGTTG GGTGTAAAGTCTAGTCAAAGTTCTTTTCGTGTTCGCTTAACATACTCACATTCTGATGCATTAACAAGAGATGACTTTCAGGAAGGGAATGGAGGAAATAAGAGGAGGAAAACAG GTTTCATTGGTGACCTCAAGATAACTGGGGAATCTGTTACTCCCCATGTTGAGTCTTTTGATAATCATATTGGTGATGGAGATGGACTGACAAAAGTTTCTCCCAAAGAGTCCCAAGATCTCAGTCGTAGTTACTTAATGACTCAGTTAGATAAG GTCGGTAAGCCTTGTTGTCTGACCATTCATTGCTGTAGAAGCTCTCTATATATTGGAGGGAGATATCTTAAG TATTCAAGAAATGTCAGCCAGACACGCTGGGTTATTGATGATGAACGAATGGGAGAAGCATCCGTTGAG GAAATAATAGGTGGGGCTATCCTTCCTATCTTCCAGGGCGACAATTATAAGTTTCATGCTGCCGGTAGGGAGGACATTGAT GTTCGGATGCTGGGTACAGGCCGTCCTTTTCTGGTAGAGATACAAAATGCACACCAAGTCCCTTCTGAAGCGCTCATTAAAGAAATGGAGAGTAAAATTAATAGTCTAGAAAGTCAATAT GTCCGGGTTAAATATCTTAGAGCTGTAGGTAGTCAAGGGTGGGATCTCATGCGTGAAGGAGAGGCAGAGAAGCAG AAGCAGTACGCTGCATTGGTGTGGATTTCTTGTCCTGTCAGTGATGAAGATTTGCAAACTATATCATCACTAAAGGAATTG AAAGTTACTCAAAAAACGCCTATAAGGGTTCTTCATCGCCGAAGTCCATTGGAGAGAGAGAAAATTATACATTG GATGCAAGTGGAGAGGATATCTGGAAGCTCACAATATCTTCTACTGCATCTGTGTACCCAG GCTGGGACATATATCAAGGAATTTGTTCATGGAGATTTTGGTCGCACTCAACCCAG tATCGGTTCAATTCTTGGTTGCAGAACAGAGATACTGCAACTCGATGTTACGGATGTGAAAATGGATTGCTTTCAGGCAGAAGAATGA
- the LOC129904226 gene encoding uncharacterized protein LOC129904226 isoform X2, giving the protein MGSLPATDETSWTYPFARRDESVVDNYHSVDVPDPYRWLEDPDSEETKEFVEKQMILTDSMLKTCETREKLRIKLTKLFDFPKYDVPFRAGDKYFYFHNTGLQPQKVLYVQDNLDGKPEVLLDPNTLSEDGTVALSLCAISEDAKYLAYGISSSGSDWVTIKVVRVEDKRDEPDTILWVKFSNVSWTRDSKGFFYSRYPAPNGENLDVGRETNANFHQQVYYHSLGTDQSDDILCWKDPENPMHRHIVSVTEDGKYVLLYIFRNCDTVNKLYYCDLSSLPNGIEGYKGRRDDVLPFNKLVDKFDASYDYVAHNGTIFTFQTNKDAPKYKLIRVDIENPDFWFDIIEEDEKDVLQSAVAVNDNQLVVSYLRDVKNVLQLRDLETGALLHHLPIDIGRVSGISARRKDDSVFIGFMNFLIPELIYECNLKGEVPDLKVFREIVVPGFDRTEFQVNQVFVPSKDGVKIPMFIVSRKGISLDGCNPCLLFGYGGFNVSITPHFSAARVVLAKHLGVVFCIANIRGGGEYGEEWYKAGALNKKQNCFDDFISAAEYLVTAGYTQPHKLCIEGGSNGGLLVGACVNQRPDLFGCALAHVGVMDMLRFHKFTIGHAWTSDFGCSDKEEEFQWLIKYSPLHNVRRPWEQFDNLAFVQYPSIMLLTADHDDRVVPLHSLKLLATMQYVLCTSEKKSPQTNPIIGRIECKAGHGCGRPTQKLIDEAADRYAFMAKELGAAWVE; this is encoded by the exons ATGGGTTCGCTTCCGGCCACGGATGAGACCAGCTGGACATACCCGTTTGCTCGCCGTGATGAATCTGTTGTTGATAACTACCATAGCGTGGACGTTCCTGATCCTTATAGATG GCTTGAGGATCCAGACTCAGAGGAGACAAAAGAGTTTGTCGAGAAACAAATGATTTTGACTGACTCGATGCTCAAGACTTGTGAGACAAGAGAAAAGCTAAGGATAAAACTCACAAAATTATTCGATTTTCCCAAGTATGATGTTCCATTTAGGGCTGGTGATAAGTACTTCTACTTCCATAACACGGGTCTTCAACCTCAAAAAGTCCTTTACGTTCAG GATAATTTGGATGGAAAACCAGAGGTTTTGCTTGATCCAAACACACTTAGTGAAGATGGAACAGTGGCTTTGAGTTTATGTGCAATTAGTGAGGATGCTAAATATTTGGCATATGGTATCAGTTCAAGTGGAAGTGATTGGGTGACTATCAAAGTTGTGAGGGTGGAAGATAAACGCGACGAGCCTGATACAATTTTGTGG GTTAAGTTCTCAAATGTTAGCTGGACCCGTGATAGTAAAGGATTTTTCTACAGCCGTTATCCAGCTCCCAA CGGCGAAAATTTGGACGTTGGAAGAGAGACAAATGCAAATTTTCACCAGCAAGTTTATTATCATAGTTTGGGTACTGATCAATCTGATGATATATTATGTTGGAAAGATCCAGAAAATCCAATGCATAGACATATAGTTTCAGTGACTGAAGATGGAAAG TATGTTCTCTTATACATTTTCAGGAACTGTGATACTGTCAACAAATTATACTACTGTGATTTATCTTCACTGCCTAATGGCATTGAAGGTTACAAAGGTAGACGCGATGACGTGCTTCCCTTTAACAAGCTTGTCGATAAATTTGATGCCTCGTACGATTATGTTGCACATAACGGCACTATTTTCACTTTTCAAACTAACAAGGATGCTCCAAAGTACAAATTAATCAGAGTAGACATCGAAAATCCTGATTTTTGGTTTGACATAATTGAAGAGGACGAAAAGGATGTGCTACAATCAGCTGTTGCTGTTAACGACAATCAACTTGTTGTGAGTTATTTGAGAGATGTGAAGAATGTTCTGCAGTTGAGAGATTTAGAAACAGGGGCGTTGCTGCATCATTTACCTATTGATATTGGCAGAGTATCGGGAATTTCAGCTCGTCGAAAAGATGATTCTGTTTTTATTGGATTTATGAACTTCCTGATCCCTGAATTGATATATGAGTGTAATCTTAAAGGTGAAGTTCCCGATCTTAAAGTTTTTCGAGAAATCGTCGTGCCTGGATTTGATCGGACAGAGTTCCAAGTTAATCAG GTATTCGTGCCAAGTAAAGATGGTGTGAAGATACCTATGTTCATAGTGTCTAGAAAGGGTATTTCTCTGGATGGATGCAACCCTTGTTTATTATTCGGATACGGAGGATTCAATGTTAGTATTACACCACATTTTTCTGCTGCTCGCGTTGTGCTCGCGAAGCATTTAGGTGTAGTATTTTGTATAGCAAATATTCGTGGTGGCGGAGAATATGGAGAAGAGTGGTACAAAGCTGGTGCTCTTAACAAAAAGCAAAATTGTTTTGATGACTTTATTTCTGCTGCTGAGTATCTTGTAACTGCTGGTTATACACAGCCACATAAGTTGTGTATTGAAGGTGGAAGCAATGGTGGCCTTCTTGTTGGAGCCTGTGTCAATCAG AGACCTGATCTTTTTGGCTGTGCTCTTGCTCATGTTGGTGTTATGGATATGCTTAGATTTCACAAATTCACTATAG GCCATGCATGGACCTCTGATTTTGGTTGTTCTGATAAGGAGGAAGAGTTTCAGTGGCTAATCAA GTATTCACCACTGCATAATGTGAGGAGGCCATGGGAACAATTTGACAATTTAGCATTTGTTCAATACCCTTCCATCATGCTATTGACTGCAGATCATGATGATAGGGTGGTTCCATTGCACTCATTAAAACTATTGGCT ACTATGCAATATGTCCTGTGCACGAGTGAGAAGAAAAGTCCGCAGACCAACCCTATCATTGGTAGGATCGAATGTAAGGCTGGTCATGGATGTGGACGCCCAACACAAAAACTT ATTGATGAAGCTGCAGACAGATATGCATTCATGGCTAAAGAGTTGGGTGCTGCTTGGGTTGAGTAA
- the LOC129904226 gene encoding uncharacterized protein LOC129904226 isoform X1: MGSLPATDETSWTYPFARRDESVVDNYHSVDVPDPYRWLEDPDSEETKEFVEKQMILTDSMLKTCETREKLRIKLTKLFDFPKYDVPFRAGDKYFYFHNTGLQPQKVLYVQDNLDGKPEVLLDPNTLSEDGTVALSLCAISEDAKYLAYGISSSGSDWVTIKVVRVEDKRDEPDTILWVKFSNVSWTRDSKGFFYSRYPAPKSGENLDVGRETNANFHQQVYYHSLGTDQSDDILCWKDPENPMHRHIVSVTEDGKYVLLYIFRNCDTVNKLYYCDLSSLPNGIEGYKGRRDDVLPFNKLVDKFDASYDYVAHNGTIFTFQTNKDAPKYKLIRVDIENPDFWFDIIEEDEKDVLQSAVAVNDNQLVVSYLRDVKNVLQLRDLETGALLHHLPIDIGRVSGISARRKDDSVFIGFMNFLIPELIYECNLKGEVPDLKVFREIVVPGFDRTEFQVNQVFVPSKDGVKIPMFIVSRKGISLDGCNPCLLFGYGGFNVSITPHFSAARVVLAKHLGVVFCIANIRGGGEYGEEWYKAGALNKKQNCFDDFISAAEYLVTAGYTQPHKLCIEGGSNGGLLVGACVNQRPDLFGCALAHVGVMDMLRFHKFTIGHAWTSDFGCSDKEEEFQWLIKYSPLHNVRRPWEQFDNLAFVQYPSIMLLTADHDDRVVPLHSLKLLATMQYVLCTSEKKSPQTNPIIGRIECKAGHGCGRPTQKLIDEAADRYAFMAKELGAAWVE; this comes from the exons ATGGGTTCGCTTCCGGCCACGGATGAGACCAGCTGGACATACCCGTTTGCTCGCCGTGATGAATCTGTTGTTGATAACTACCATAGCGTGGACGTTCCTGATCCTTATAGATG GCTTGAGGATCCAGACTCAGAGGAGACAAAAGAGTTTGTCGAGAAACAAATGATTTTGACTGACTCGATGCTCAAGACTTGTGAGACAAGAGAAAAGCTAAGGATAAAACTCACAAAATTATTCGATTTTCCCAAGTATGATGTTCCATTTAGGGCTGGTGATAAGTACTTCTACTTCCATAACACGGGTCTTCAACCTCAAAAAGTCCTTTACGTTCAG GATAATTTGGATGGAAAACCAGAGGTTTTGCTTGATCCAAACACACTTAGTGAAGATGGAACAGTGGCTTTGAGTTTATGTGCAATTAGTGAGGATGCTAAATATTTGGCATATGGTATCAGTTCAAGTGGAAGTGATTGGGTGACTATCAAAGTTGTGAGGGTGGAAGATAAACGCGACGAGCCTGATACAATTTTGTGG GTTAAGTTCTCAAATGTTAGCTGGACCCGTGATAGTAAAGGATTTTTCTACAGCCGTTATCCAGCTCCCAA AAGCGGCGAAAATTTGGACGTTGGAAGAGAGACAAATGCAAATTTTCACCAGCAAGTTTATTATCATAGTTTGGGTACTGATCAATCTGATGATATATTATGTTGGAAAGATCCAGAAAATCCAATGCATAGACATATAGTTTCAGTGACTGAAGATGGAAAG TATGTTCTCTTATACATTTTCAGGAACTGTGATACTGTCAACAAATTATACTACTGTGATTTATCTTCACTGCCTAATGGCATTGAAGGTTACAAAGGTAGACGCGATGACGTGCTTCCCTTTAACAAGCTTGTCGATAAATTTGATGCCTCGTACGATTATGTTGCACATAACGGCACTATTTTCACTTTTCAAACTAACAAGGATGCTCCAAAGTACAAATTAATCAGAGTAGACATCGAAAATCCTGATTTTTGGTTTGACATAATTGAAGAGGACGAAAAGGATGTGCTACAATCAGCTGTTGCTGTTAACGACAATCAACTTGTTGTGAGTTATTTGAGAGATGTGAAGAATGTTCTGCAGTTGAGAGATTTAGAAACAGGGGCGTTGCTGCATCATTTACCTATTGATATTGGCAGAGTATCGGGAATTTCAGCTCGTCGAAAAGATGATTCTGTTTTTATTGGATTTATGAACTTCCTGATCCCTGAATTGATATATGAGTGTAATCTTAAAGGTGAAGTTCCCGATCTTAAAGTTTTTCGAGAAATCGTCGTGCCTGGATTTGATCGGACAGAGTTCCAAGTTAATCAG GTATTCGTGCCAAGTAAAGATGGTGTGAAGATACCTATGTTCATAGTGTCTAGAAAGGGTATTTCTCTGGATGGATGCAACCCTTGTTTATTATTCGGATACGGAGGATTCAATGTTAGTATTACACCACATTTTTCTGCTGCTCGCGTTGTGCTCGCGAAGCATTTAGGTGTAGTATTTTGTATAGCAAATATTCGTGGTGGCGGAGAATATGGAGAAGAGTGGTACAAAGCTGGTGCTCTTAACAAAAAGCAAAATTGTTTTGATGACTTTATTTCTGCTGCTGAGTATCTTGTAACTGCTGGTTATACACAGCCACATAAGTTGTGTATTGAAGGTGGAAGCAATGGTGGCCTTCTTGTTGGAGCCTGTGTCAATCAG AGACCTGATCTTTTTGGCTGTGCTCTTGCTCATGTTGGTGTTATGGATATGCTTAGATTTCACAAATTCACTATAG GCCATGCATGGACCTCTGATTTTGGTTGTTCTGATAAGGAGGAAGAGTTTCAGTGGCTAATCAA GTATTCACCACTGCATAATGTGAGGAGGCCATGGGAACAATTTGACAATTTAGCATTTGTTCAATACCCTTCCATCATGCTATTGACTGCAGATCATGATGATAGGGTGGTTCCATTGCACTCATTAAAACTATTGGCT ACTATGCAATATGTCCTGTGCACGAGTGAGAAGAAAAGTCCGCAGACCAACCCTATCATTGGTAGGATCGAATGTAAGGCTGGTCATGGATGTGGACGCCCAACACAAAAACTT ATTGATGAAGCTGCAGACAGATATGCATTCATGGCTAAAGAGTTGGGTGCTGCTTGGGTTGAGTAA